The genomic segment CGAGCTGCGAGATCGTCTCGATCGCCGCGCGGACGATCTGCGCCTTGCGCGCGACCGCGGCGTCCGAGGGCGGCTTCGGGGCCGCGCTCCAGCTCTCCAGGTGGTCGGCGACGCGATCGGGGTCGCGCACTCCGATGCTCGATACCGGCGGCTCGGCGACGATCGTCGGCGGGTTCATGCCCGCCCCTTCAACGCTGCGCGGACGCGTCCTTCAACCGGTCGACGGCATGCAGGACGATCGGATGAGCCGGCGGCGGCGCCAGAGGGCGCTCTGACAGATTCCCGGCCGTGAGGACGCTCGATCTCGTCCAATCCCGGCTCGCGCGTCAGCGGCTCAGCTCGGCGCCGCTCGACTCGCCGCTCGCGGCAGTCGATCTGCTGCTCGCGGTCCAGGCACAGGAGTACGAGGAATCGAAGTGGTCGCTGTCGCAGCGCTCGGGCGACCCGAGCGAGGAGGAGGTCGAAGCGCTCATCGCCTCGGGGGCACTGCTGCGCACCCACATCATGCGCCCGACCTGGCACCTCGTCCTCCCCGCCGACATCGGCTGGGTCCAGCGACTGACCGGACCGCGGGTCCACGTCGCCAACCGCGCGAGCTACAACCGCGTCGGGCACTCCGACGACGACCTGAGGCGAGCCGACGAGGCGATCGCCGCCGCCCTCTCGGACGGCGAGCCGCGCACACGTCGCGAGCTGGGCACCGCGATCGAGGCGGCGGGGCTCGAGGACTGCGAGAAGGGCGAGCGGCTGACCCACGCGGTGATCCACGCCGAGCTCGAGTGTCTGATCGCCAGCGGGCCGCGGCGCGGCAAGCAGTTCACCTACCTGCCGGTCAGCGAGGAGACCCGTGCCTCCGGTCCGAGCGACGACGCAGCGCTCGCGGAGCTCGGCCGGCGCTACCTGCGAGGCCATGCGCCGGCCCGCGCACGGGATCTCTCGTGGTGGTCGGGCCTGACGCTGACGCAGGCCCGCCGATCGTTCGAGCTGCTCGGCGACGAGATCGAACGGCTGCCGGGTGCGGAGGTGACCGACGCCGAGGCGTGGTGGACTCCCATCGGCGACATCGGGACGGGTGCCGAGGCCCTGCGACGGGCTCTTCTCCTCGGCTCGTTCGACGAGAGCCACATCGCCTACCGCGAACCTCGCGCTGTGACCCGGGTCGATCTGCGGCTCGGATTCGACTTCGAGCGCCCCGTCCTTCTCGACGGCGAGGTCGTCGCCGGCTGGCGGCGGGTCAGGGCGCGCGACGCGGTCGAGGTGACGATCACCCCGTTCGCGGCGCTCTCACGCGCGAAGCGCGCCCTCATACGGGCCGAGGCCGAACGCTTCGCGCGCTTCCTGGGCCTCGAGCTGGAGCTCGTCGTGGCCGAGCCGGGGATGTCGAAGCGGCGCTGACCTCGGGCTGCGCCGGCGCGACGCCTAGTCGCTCAGGAAGCGCCGCGCCTCGGCCCCGGCGAGCGGGGACTCGCAGTCGCGCCCGATCTTGTCCTGCGGGTCCGGGACGTAGCTGTCCTCGCCCGGCCCGCAGCGCAGCTTGTCCTCACCCGGTCCGCCCGCGAGGCAGTCGTCGCCGGGACCGCCGTGGAGGACGTCGTCGCCCCCGTTGCCCCGCAGCGAGTCGCCGGCGTCGCTCGGCGGCAGGGTCACCCGTGTGTCGTTCGCGCCCGAGCCCTCACCCGGCAGGGCGCAGGCCTCGCCGCCGACCGAGCCACGGCCGAAGGCCCGGTAGGCGTCGCTGACCAGGTCGTAGCCGCGCCGGAACAGCCGGTCGCGGCTCATCGACTCGCAGCCCCTGCGCATGTTCGCGCAGCGGACGAGCTCGCCCGCGGCGGTGCGCAGGGCGTAGCGCGATCGCAGGTAGAACGAGAGCGCGTTGCGGTCCGAGTTCGCGTCGACGCCACGGCTTCGCGCGTCGCGGCGCCAGCGCTCGGTGAGCAGGCGGTCGTCGGCGCTTCGCGCGCACTCGGCGCCACGACCGGCGCATTTGACGTACTTGTCGAACCAGGCGGTCGTGTACCAGCCGACCATGTCGTTGCCACGCAGCGACGCCAGCCCGAGGTAGCCCGTCGTGTTGCCGGGGATGAACGCCGACTCTTCATGGGTGCCGCCGCGGATCGCGAGCTGCATCGAATCGACGCCCGACTTGCGGTAGGCGGAGAAGCCCTCGTTCTCGCGTTGCGGATCCGGGACCTCGGTGTTCGGAGCCGGCGTGATCGAGTAGTCGTTCGTGATCCCGAGCGCCGGTCGAGTGATCTGAGGGTTGCGCGGTCGCGGCGAGGAGCCGGAGGCGCACTCGGGCCGGTCCCCGACACCACCCGCCGGTCCGCCTCCCGGTGCCTGGAGGTTGTCCCAGGCCGCGACCGCGTCGACGCGCCGATCGATCTGACCGACGTATGAGACGGCCGCGGCGCCGAGCGAGTGCCCGGCGATACCGACCCGCTTGCGATCGACGAGTCGCCAGAGCGGGTTGAAGCCGGCGTTGAGCCCATCCTCGACTCTGCGTGCCTGCTTGTCGGCGTGCGATGTCCCGCTGGTGCAGCTCTTGCGCGGGACGTACTCGTCCCGCGGCGTCGAGAGTGCGAAGTCGAGGGCGTCCTCGGTGCCGTCGTAGAACGGGCGGCCCTCCTGCGACGGGACCCCGTCGAGCCGGTCGACGCCGTCGCCGAACGTGTCCGACCGGCCCTGACCCTGAGGGTCCCACGTCACGACGACGTAGCCGTGGCGGGCGAGCGCCGCGGCCTGGCCCCAGTAGAGCTGCTGCGGAGCCTGGACCGAACCGTTGGTGATGACGGCGAGCGGCCGCTTCGACGGGCCGCGCTTCGTCGCCCAGACACGGCCGTTGATCGTCGAGCCGTTTCGCTGCGTCCACAGGACGGGTTCGCTGATCGCGCCCTTCGTGTCCTCCCAGTCGTGGAAGCGGACGTCTCCGGCGCACTCGTTGCCGTTGTTGGCGCAGACGTTCCCGGCGAACACGCGCTCCGGATCGCTCGTCGCGATCTCGGTGAAGCTCTGCGCAGCCTCGGCGTTGGCCTGGACGAGTCGCGCCTGGAACTCGGGCGTCAGCGTCACGTACTGCTCGCGCTCCGAGGTCTTGGCGAAGTTGCGCGACTCGAGTTCTGGGTCGACCGGGTCGCCGGGCGCCGCGATCGCCTGGACCCCGACACCGAACAGCGCCGCGACGAAGACCGCCGCCGCGATCGACCGTGCCGACCACGTCCGCCCCGAACGCCTGTAGCGATCCCGCATCCCTCGCCCCTCGTCCATCGACTCCCCGCCGACCGCGGAAGCTAGACCAGCACGAGGCCGAGGACGCCGGTTCAGCCGACCCGGCCGCTTGTCGGCCCTTCGGTGGCGATCGCGACGGCGCGCAGCGCGCGAGGCAGCGACAACGCCATTCGCGTCGGAGCCGCCTCCTCGGAGGCGAGACTCCTCGCCGCAGCCAGCGCCGCCGCGGAGCACTCCCCTGGTTCGATCCCGATCGCCCTGAGCTCGGCGGCCGCCCACGGCAGCTCGGACTCGCCGACGGTGATCACGGCGCTGACTCCCGCCCGCAGATCGGGCCACGCGCCGGCCGAGACCTCGGCGCAGTCCATCCCGGCCATCGTCGTCCCCGGGGTTGCGATCCGCACCGGTGCTCCGCGTTCGATCGACGCCGCGAGACACGCCGCGGACTCGGGCTCCACCGCGATCACGTGTGCGTTGCGAGGGATGGCGAAGCGCGCCGCCGCGGCGCCGAGCGAACCGACGCCGACCGGGACCAGCAGGACGTCGAGCGGCGGCTCGTGCTGCTCGCCGAGCTCGGCGAACAGCGTCGCGTAGCCGTCGATGACGTCGCGTGCCGGATCCGAGTCCCCCACGTCGGCGATCTCGATCGACTCGCGCCCATCCGCGGCCGTCGCCGCGAGCACGACCGCCTGCTCGTAATCGCCGTCTACGACCACGACCTCGGCGCCCTCGCCGCGGATCGCCTCACGACGCTCGGCCGCCGACCTCGCGGGCAGGTACACGCGGCATCCGAGGCCGCGTCGCGCGGCCTCGCGGGCGACCGCTCGGCCGTGGTTGCCGGCGCTCGCGGCGAGCAGCGTCGTGGCACCCGGCGCACGCCGGATCGCGCGTTCGATCGCCCACGAGGCGCCGAGGATCTTGAAGGCGGGTAGGCCCATCCGCTTCGACTCGTCCTTCACCGCGAGCGAGTCGAAGCCGAGCTCCGCGGCGAGCCGCCCGGCCTCCCGGAGCGGCGTCGGCGCACCGCCCTCAGCCTGGGCATGGAATGTCCGGGCGATGTCGCTCGGCGGCGCGACGTCTCCCGGGGCCAGCCCCATGTTGAGGACGATCGCCACGCGGTCATCGTGAACGATCGCTCCGCGGTGGGTCCGCTTCGGGGTTCTCCTCCGGGTCGCGATGGATCGCGATCCCGACCCCGACGAGCAGGACGCCCGCGATCTCGGCGACGTCCGGGACCTGTCCGAGCACGAGCAGGCCGATGACCGTGGCGGTCGCCGGCAGCAGCGAGATGAGCAGCGAGTAGGTCCCCCGAGACAACCTGCGCATCGCGAGCTGGTCGCTGACGTAGGGAATGACCGAGGAGGACAGACCGACGCCGACGCCGGCCAGCAGCGCCGTCGGCTCGAGGATCACGGAGGCGACCTGCCATCCGCCGATCGGTGTGACGACGACCGCCGCCACGAGCATCGCGAGCGCGAGGCCGTCGATTCCGGACACGGGAAGGTCGCGCGACGCGCGGTGGGCGGAGACGATGTAGAGGGCGAAGAACGCGGCGTTGGCGAACGCGAAGACCACGCCGAGCGCGTCGCCGCCGGCGCCGAGACCGGTGATCAGGAACACCCCCGGCGCAGCGAGTCCGAGAGCGGCGAAGTTGCGCGGCG from the Thermoleophilia bacterium SCSIO 60948 genome contains:
- a CDS encoding winged helix DNA-binding domain-containing protein; the protein is MRTLDLVQSRLARQRLSSAPLDSPLAAVDLLLAVQAQEYEESKWSLSQRSGDPSEEEVEALIASGALLRTHIMRPTWHLVLPADIGWVQRLTGPRVHVANRASYNRVGHSDDDLRRADEAIAAALSDGEPRTRRELGTAIEAAGLEDCEKGERLTHAVIHAELECLIASGPRRGKQFTYLPVSEETRASGPSDDAALAELGRRYLRGHAPARARDLSWWSGLTLTQARRSFELLGDEIERLPGAEVTDAEAWWTPIGDIGTGAEALRRALLLGSFDESHIAYREPRAVTRVDLRLGFDFERPVLLDGEVVAGWRRVRARDAVEVTITPFAALSRAKRALIRAEAERFARFLGLELELVVAEPGMSKRR
- a CDS encoding pyridoxal-phosphate dependent enzyme — encoded protein: MAIVLNMGLAPGDVAPPSDIARTFHAQAEGGAPTPLREAGRLAAELGFDSLAVKDESKRMGLPAFKILGASWAIERAIRRAPGATTLLAASAGNHGRAVAREAARRGLGCRVYLPARSAAERREAIRGEGAEVVVVDGDYEQAVVLAATAADGRESIEIADVGDSDPARDVIDGYATLFAELGEQHEPPLDVLLVPVGVGSLGAAAARFAIPRNAHVIAVEPESAACLAASIERGAPVRIATPGTTMAGMDCAEVSAGAWPDLRAGVSAVITVGESELPWAAAELRAIGIEPGECSAAALAAARSLASEEAAPTRMALSLPRALRAVAIATEGPTSGRVG
- a CDS encoding EamA family transporter; the protein is MSTASNSPGPAGTLRYDAARFVREGVPAHLYFIVSAVFHALGPAFAVLLFARVDVLGVAWLRIASAAVLFAVWRRPWRLLGQINRAGRRLLVALGICLGLMNTCFYLAIDRLPLGTVATIEFLPVIALAAIGARSPRNFAALGLAAPGVFLITGLGAGGDALGVVFAFANAAFFALYIVSAHRASRDLPVSGIDGLALAMLVAAVVVTPIGGWQVASVILEPTALLAGVGVGLSSSVIPYVSDQLAMRRLSRGTYSLLISLLPATATVIGLLVLGQVPDVAEIAGVLLVGVGIAIHRDPEENPEADPPRSDRSR